aatttcgagcctgtagcacatcatcttcttggtgtagcaattttaatgggcagtagtgtatatgtagTGAATGGAGATGTTTCGAGCGAGGAGGTAATGTCGTCTTCAGGCGAGCGAATCTCCCCGGCGACTTACCCGTGCCATAGCATCGGTTGTAGCAGCGCATGTGGCAGCCGCTGCTGAAGCCGCGACGGCCGTTCTTGTAGCTGCTGGCGCAGATGGGGTCGAAGATGATGCACTGCGGACACGAGCAGCCGGTGGTCGCCGCACTCGCCATGCAAGCTGCAGCGCCTGAAACAGAAGAAACAGGCTGTGTGAACTGACGGCAGTGCACCACGAAAGATGAAGCACTCGTTCCAGACACAGcttgctttattcaaatttgtaaaTTGTTGTTGAGAGAGGTGAATAGGTAGATTCCGTCTTCCTAGATTTCTGGATGGCGGTCTGTACCACATCATCGGTTAACAACCAGCATAGAGTCATTGGTTGTCAGGTAAATACCGGGACAAGAAAGTGCCTGTGATAGCAAATATCTCGTACTATTCCGTGGAGCATAGGATGAATGCAAAGCAGTAAAAATACAGTAGTTGGTTTTGTTCTCTTACATCGTTTCTTTTTCCTATCTTGTTGTAAAACATATGAGTGTACTGcatgacttgtcatctcagtgtttataCTTCGTATATATAACTATCCCCATTGCCAAACAGTTGGTATGATGACAAGCccagctgccggccgtggtggtctagcggttctggcgctgcagtccggaaccgcgggactgctacggtcgcaggttcgaatcctgcctcgggcatgggtgtgtgtgatgtccttaggttagttaggtttaagtagatctaagttctaggggacttatgacctaagatgttgagtcccatagtgctcagagccatttgaacaagcccAGCTCACGACACAGCCCTGCCCAGGGGTGGAAGGAATGAGAAGTACGGAGGGTACCGGCTCCAAGAGGGTGCCGAAGGCTCAACGTACCACTCATTGCAAAGATAATTATTAATTTGTATTCAAGGCTAAtgtattacaattttattttacatttacataagGACAACAGATCCATTTTATGCGTGTGACAACTTTGTAAACACTTAAGACTCATATTCGCACGCCTCATCAAGCCCTCCTTCAGCATGAAATGAAATTAGTGATAGCATCAAGGATTTTGTGGATTCTAAAGATCAGAAAGTAGATTTTCTgcaaatattttacattatttaaaaaaaattgagcgaCCAGTTATATGATTAGTGCTGTGATACTAAAGCACGAATCTACAAAATGTCAAATTAATATCCTATTAAAAATTTTAGTAACAGGATTGGATTAGCTAGTCAGTATGACGAAGTACAGCTGGGGGGCGCCAAGATCCTGCTCGCATCACGACGACTGTAACAGTGCAAAATAAAGCAATGTTGGCAGCTGCTTCTCTCTGGGCCTTTACTGGCCTGTTACCACGTGTCAACCCTGTGCCGTCTCCCATCCTGACATCATATCCGCCAGTACGCCCTGGCGGCAGCTATAAGATTAGTTTCGAATGTGGGCCctttgaaaaacattttcatcgTATTGACTACGTCTTCCCTGcgtacgtagaaggaagaagacgaTATTAACCacgtctgttattattattattattattattattattattactattttttaaaaaaattcctgaATAAATCTTCTTGTCTTCGTGAGCGCTTTGCTAAGGGCCCCCGCGAAACTGCATATATACACGAATTATTGTTATTACAACAGAATCATGATGCTTATCAAGTATCGTATATCTTCACGGGCCAAGCAGACGTACTACAAAAATAAGAAGGTTGTTAATCAAGatgtaatatttattattaatagATGCGTATCCCACGAGTGATAACTCTTGTAATAAGCGTGATGGAATTGCGAGAGGCGAGGGGTGAGCGTACAtgcatcgatgtgtgtgtgtgtgtgtgtgcgtgtgtgtgtgtgtgtgtgcaaaagtaaattaatttgtaatttggtAATAAAAAGCTCACAAAATGAAATTTAACAACATGCAATGCAATATATATGCAATATATTATGTTTATAAGTCGTTAAGGGGAATTCAGGTAGCTCTAAGGGATACCTCTAAAAAAACTaggcttaaaaaataaaataaaaagtaagctTTCTCCATCCTTTCCATTTTCTCTCTCTCATCCGCATCAGCAACATAAGCACCATCGTATACTCTACGTGCTCTCACGGTATTCATTTACAATTTAATTACCTAGCATACATCAGCCCTGTTAAGCAAAGGACGGATGCCCAAGAGTGGGAGAAAAGTGTTCCCAATGAAGGTAGCGGTAAAACCGACGGAAGAAACAGAACAAAATCCAATGAATATTAACTGCTGACATTTCCACAACACTGCGCCCTGGTCTATAGCTACGACCATTGTAAGCAGTGTGGCAGACTCACCGATAAGCAGGATAACCAGCAGGTAGGCCTTCATCTCGTTGTAGACTGCAGCTTCTCGGACAGTCTGAAGCGAGCTTCTGATAACGTGGCAACGATCCTCTGCTGCTTTTATAGGACGCAGTtgcgtgacgtcacagccagcagcaggGAAGCAGGGAAGCACCGCTCTATCATTGACCTCCTTCATGCCACGCCAGCTTCTGAGAGCGCCTTATCTGTTTACACGTCCTAGTTAAGGTGGAGGAAGTAGTGCTATTAGGAGAATGTCAGCACAATTGTTTGATATCTCTCGAAAACAGTCTCACAACAGTATTACAACAGCGTTCTGCGAAATGCAGTGTTATCTTCCTGTTTTCGCCGAGATCTCTTCCTTCCTGTACGTAACTTGTTATCTGTGGTCTTTCGCTTGTTTACCTCGCGCAGTGGACCACTTTCTGCGTAGCAGCTGCTCTTTTCGAACGTTACTACAGCTAATGTACCTCCTTCCTTGCATCTATGAGTGACTAAACTAATGGTTCGGTAGCACTATCGCCTGTCACTACCTACTCTCGGCGGTATTATAATTATTTTGGTTTAATTGGAGACTGGAGATTCGTTGTGGTTTGTGGAACGATGAAACATTAAGTTTAATAGAAGCAAACTATTTCGTTATTGCCCCTgaactcgccggccgaagtggccgtgtggttctaggcgctacagtctggagccgagcgaccgctacggtcgtaggttcgaatcctgcctcgggcatggatgtgtgtgatgtccttaggttagttaggtttaattagttctaagttctaggcgactgatgacctcagaagttaagtcgcatagtgctagaGCTATTTGAGCCCCTGAACAAGGTGCTGCAACACTCCACGAACAACAACAAATTTTCAATGAAAGCAAGCCAGTATAAGCCTTTTGTTAGTCCTCATTTTCTTTTTGATGCTCAAtgtgtaacatccccttagaaatattaatgaactactgtactgataaacctcttacgttatttgattttcaaacagctgagcagaactgaacgtactcagacatttctctctttacttattctgatcaacactaaactgacacacaatatttttagcgcaacgcaatctgactttcaataatccctacaaaagaatggccctgaatgacaataacctattcctttcatgaatcacttacctcacaaaaatcttcgttactcgaactactgcaatacagcgagtgccaatacagccagctaaataaataaaataaaagattataacaactgaaggcactaactactgataggcatagttagcaaattaaagattttgatagagaacaaacaatgtatttaccttaataatattcgatattcaaatatatacagggtggtcagaaaatgtgtgaaatgcttgaagggatgttacagggtaggttgtactgagacataaatgttacgaaagaaattcgatacgtttctccgtttccgagttatttagcatagaatttagccaatcggggcgtcgcgcgctcacattcaagcggcctgccaggggcggtgttgccccaCGAGTGCTTTGattcgttagctgaaacttgaatttacgcacgCGACGatccgattggctaacttcaatgctaaataactcggaaacggcgcaacgtatggaatttctttcttaacatttatgtctcagtgcaacatgccctgtaacatccctacaagcatttcacacattttctgaccaccctatatatgtatatatcagttcatgatatacaggtattacacatttactccagatcgtccgctctcaaaattctgcatctctctccccacatccaccactactggcggctcacctccaactgcacaaagctacactctgttcacatccaactgcccagcactacaatagcaaaaattccaacaatgcaaaccagtcacagactgcataggtactgcatattttcatacaaagcgctacgtgacgttaccaacataaaaacctaaacagtctactt
This genomic stretch from Schistocerca cancellata isolate TAMUIC-IGC-003103 chromosome 2, iqSchCanc2.1, whole genome shotgun sequence harbors:
- the LOC126161480 gene encoding uncharacterized protein LOC126161480 isoform X1 is translated as MKEVNDRAVLPCFPAAGCDVTQLRPIKAAEDRCHVIRSSLQTVREAAVYNEMKAYLLVILLIGAAACMASAATTGCSCPQCIIFDPICASSYKNGRRGFSSGCHMRCYNRCYGTDYYQISKGSKCI
- the LOC126161480 gene encoding locustin isoform X2 translates to MKAYLLVILLIGAAACMASAATTGCSCPQCIIFDPICASSYKNGRRGFSSGCHMRCYNRCYGTDYYQISKGSKCI